The Corynebacterium faecale DNA window TCAGTCAGACTTCCGGAGCTTGCTGGCTTCGTCCATCAGCTGCTGGGTGATCTCCTCGAACGCATCCTTGATCGCTAGCTCCTCGAAATCGGCGGCAGCTTGCTCCCAGTGGATCCGTTCCAGCTCCGGCAGCGCCGCCCACAGCGCCATGCGGAGATAGGTTCCACGTGATCGCTTGGTGCGCTCGGCGAGCGCGTCCAGGCGCTCGATCAGCTCCGGCTCTAGGCGCACGGAGACCACGGGGCCGCGTCCGGCGGGGTTCTTCTGGTTGGTGGCCATGAAAAGTTTCCTCTCGCTTCGGTAGGTGTAAACAATGTTTACACCGTGTCGGGGAGAGGGGTTTTTATTTTTCTCCCGGCGACTTTCGAGACGGGTCATGCCGTAAGCGAGGCGCGTGGCCACACCGCGCTCGGCGACGCAGGTGTCACTTGCTCCCCGCCCGTCAGTCGGGAAGGGGGCGCGCATAGCGCCCAGGAGCGCCGTAGGGCGCTTGAGACGGTTCGTGTGGGGACTTGGTCGCCTCCCGGGGCTTTAATCGCTTAAAAACGCGCACAGCGCATTTCTTGCCACGGGCTAGCGCGTGACCGCTGCGCGCTCACTTGCTCAGGAAGGAAAATCATCCATCGCCTAAAGCGCTTCGCGCGCTCGCCCTCTCCGAGGGGAAAACTAACCACACACCTCATGCACTAAAGTGCTGCTTCGCAGGTCAGCGCGTTTTAGCGTGCAAAAATAGTGCGGAAAACGGCGAAAACGGGGGCGCGACAATCCCCTCAGCGGCTCCCCAAAATTCACATATTCATATTTGCTACCGGCTGACTTCTTTCCCGACAGGTGGCCCCGCGAGGGCGCAGGTTGAGCCACTTTTGCGTCCCGGAGATCCTTCTAGGGCGCATTCGAGATGCGCTGCGTGACGCGCTTCGGCGGAGTGGAAGTGGTCGAAAGTCCGACATTTATAACGAACGTTCGTTATAATGGGGGCATGACTCACGGACCTTTGACCTCAGAAACCGGCGCAATCCTGAACGATCTTGGCGCAGCAGACCCTCTGGACGTGGCTATCCGGGCACGGGAGAGTGCGCATGTTCTCTCTCAAGTCGTGGAGTTTTTAGAGCAGATCGGCCGGTCTGGTGACAGCGATTTAGACGCGGTGCATGAGCGTGATTGGCAGCTCGATGCAG harbors:
- a CDS encoding ribbon-helix-helix protein, CopG family produces the protein MATNQKNPAGRGPVVSVRLEPELIERLDALAERTKRSRGTYLRMALWAALPELERIHWEQAAADFEELAIKDAFEEITQQLMDEASKLRKSD